One part of the Verrucomicrobiota bacterium genome encodes these proteins:
- a CDS encoding DUF58 domain-containing protein, with amino-acid sequence MIPREILKKIRQIEIRTNRLVSETLAGQYHSVFKGQGMNFEEVREYQPGDEVRSIDWNVTARMNHPFIKKFVEERELTLMLVVDVSGSGLFGSGEQSKRELAAEIASVLAFSAIRNNDKVGLILFTDEVEKFIPPRKGRRHVLRVIREILFFEPKRRGTDLNHALEFLTRVTPHRAIAVVVSDFLLEQPPPYPASKEQAWRSDKMVTQTLVPVSFPALRQANRRHDVVAVQIADRYEIEMPALGRLVLEDAETGEVIEVNTNDANKRKTFAHRQAEAQKELERLFRSARIDAIQLRTDQPYAAALGRFFETREKRRRHG; translated from the coding sequence ATGATTCCCCGCGAAATCCTCAAAAAAATCCGGCAGATCGAGATTCGCACGAACCGGCTCGTCAGCGAAACGCTTGCCGGCCAATACCACAGCGTCTTCAAGGGCCAGGGGATGAATTTCGAGGAGGTGCGCGAGTATCAGCCCGGTGACGAAGTCCGCTCCATTGATTGGAACGTCACCGCGCGCATGAATCATCCCTTCATAAAAAAGTTCGTCGAAGAACGCGAGCTGACTCTGATGCTCGTTGTGGATGTGAGCGGCTCCGGCTTGTTCGGCTCCGGCGAGCAATCCAAACGCGAACTCGCCGCCGAGATCGCCTCCGTGCTCGCCTTCTCCGCCATCCGCAACAACGACAAGGTCGGCCTGATCCTGTTCACCGACGAGGTCGAGAAATTCATTCCGCCGCGCAAGGGACGCCGTCACGTCTTGCGCGTCATTCGGGAAATACTTTTTTTTGAACCCAAACGTCGCGGCACGGATTTGAATCACGCGTTGGAATTTCTCACCCGCGTCACGCCGCATCGCGCCATCGCTGTCGTCGTGTCGGATTTCTTGCTCGAACAGCCGCCGCCTTACCCGGCGAGCAAAGAACAGGCATGGCGCTCAGACAAAATGGTTACACAGACGCTCGTCCCTGTCTCCTTCCCGGCTCTGCGGCAGGCAAATCGACGACACGATGTCGTTGCCGTGCAAATTGCCGACCGCTACGAAATTGAGATGCCCGCGCTTGGCCGTCTAGTGCTTGAAGACGCCGAAACCGGCGAAGTTATCGAAGTCAACACGAACGACGCGAATAAGCGCAAGACCTTCGCGCATCGTCAGGCCGAGGCGCAAAAGGAGCTCGAACGCCTGTTCCGCTCCGCCCGCATCGATGCGATCCAGTTGCGCACCGACCAGCCTTATGCCGCCGCGTTGGGGCGATTTTTTGAAACTCGAGAAAAGCGTCGTCGTCACGGATGA
- the rbfA gene encoding 30S ribosome-binding factor RbfA encodes MPSLRLQRVQELLKRQIGEVIRREFPVSAAGLISVNDVGVSGDLHSATVFVSILGNAEQQKRGFGLLVKHRKRIQGLVAKSIILKYTPQLRFVLDESIARGNRVLAIIEELEPTLSQE; translated from the coding sequence ATGCCCTCACTCCGACTCCAGCGGGTGCAAGAGTTGTTGAAACGCCAGATCGGCGAGGTCATCCGCCGCGAGTTCCCCGTCAGCGCCGCCGGACTGATCTCGGTCAACGACGTGGGCGTCTCCGGCGACCTGCATTCCGCCACCGTCTTCGTCAGCATCCTGGGCAACGCCGAGCAACAAAAACGCGGCTTCGGTCTGCTCGTGAAACACCGCAAGCGCATCCAGGGTCTCGTCGCCAAATCCATCATCCTGAAATACACGCCGCAACTGCGCTTCGTGCTTGATGAATCCATCGCCCGCGGCAACCGCGTGCTCGCCATCATTGAGGAACTCGAACCGACCCTGTCGCAAGAATGA
- the infB gene encoding translation initiation factor IF-2, translated as MPVRIYDISKKLGLENKEVLAKAKELGIAARVPSSSLDKITAEFLELQLTGGRPVVTAPPAPPSPPPQSIIVVTEPKPATTDEKTRAATGPIAAIDLAPSIADETGAEIHPTPVGIDQPKPSLEIAKPPPPPPGPRVGDKVGFVQLPAKPPPRAEQKSTPARRPARAYLGTKTEFTRRGDIRSVRGGGAPPAAQPLPGQKQSGVQKTSGATAEALKPTLPKFVPPTTGELITLKPPIVVRELAEQLKRKPFQLIADLMELNVFANVNQAIDEGIAQKVCAKYGFRFELEKRERGSGLVHAPEKKVELDVDDKPEALKPRAPVVTIMGHVDHGKTTLLDVIRKSDVAAGEAGGITQHIGAYTISFPHPERKGELQQITFLDTPGHAAFSSMRARGANVTDIVVLVVAANDGVMPQTLEALSHAQAAKVPILVAVNKCDHPNANPMKVRQQLQEKGLVPDDWGGETIFVDVSALTKQGVDKLLEMILLQADLLELKANPDRRAKGNVIESGLEPGGPTATVLVRKGTLRVGDAVICGQYWGKVRALINEEGKRLREAGPSVAVKLLGLNGVPVAGLEFSAVEDDKNARDLAENRAMEARALGQEARAKVTLENLFDTMASSSAKVLKLVVKADTQGSVEAIVEALKKIDSEKVSLEVIHSAVGTITESDVLLASASHAVILGFHTRIDNGVSDIAKREGVQIKLYSIIYELIDQVIEAMAGLLDPILKEVVIGEAEVRKIFELSKGSPVAGCIVNSGRIVRGKVRVLRRKGLIYEGAIQTLRRFQDEVNEVRSGMECGIRLEGFSEFQPGDTIECYTVEKVTQKL; from the coding sequence ATGCCCGTTCGCATATACGACATTTCGAAAAAACTTGGTCTCGAGAACAAGGAAGTCCTTGCCAAGGCCAAGGAACTGGGCATTGCCGCGCGCGTCCCCTCCAGCTCGCTGGATAAAATCACCGCCGAATTCCTGGAATTACAACTCACCGGCGGCCGGCCGGTGGTCACGGCCCCTCCTGCGCCGCCTTCGCCACCTCCCCAATCGATCATCGTGGTCACGGAACCGAAGCCGGCGACGACAGATGAAAAGACCAGGGCCGCAACCGGCCCTATCGCTGCCATCGACTTGGCGCCATCCATAGCGGACGAAACCGGGGCGGAGATTCATCCAACGCCGGTGGGCATCGACCAGCCAAAGCCCTCCTTGGAAATCGCCAAACCCCCGCCGCCCCCGCCCGGCCCGCGGGTGGGCGACAAGGTTGGTTTCGTTCAACTGCCCGCAAAACCTCCGCCGCGGGCCGAACAAAAATCAACCCCCGCCAGACGTCCCGCACGCGCCTACCTTGGTACCAAAACGGAGTTCACCCGTCGCGGGGACATTCGCAGTGTCCGTGGCGGCGGCGCGCCACCCGCGGCCCAACCCTTGCCCGGCCAGAAACAAAGTGGTGTCCAAAAGACCAGTGGTGCAACCGCCGAGGCGCTCAAGCCGACATTGCCAAAATTTGTTCCGCCCACAACCGGTGAACTCATCACGCTCAAACCGCCCATCGTCGTGCGCGAGCTGGCCGAACAACTCAAACGCAAACCCTTTCAATTGATCGCGGATTTGATGGAGTTGAACGTCTTCGCCAACGTCAACCAGGCCATCGACGAAGGGATCGCGCAAAAAGTTTGCGCCAAGTACGGATTTCGTTTCGAACTGGAAAAGCGGGAGCGCGGCAGCGGACTGGTTCACGCGCCGGAAAAAAAGGTTGAGCTGGATGTGGATGACAAGCCCGAGGCGTTGAAGCCGCGCGCGCCGGTCGTTACGATCATGGGTCACGTGGACCATGGCAAAACCACGTTGCTCGATGTCATCCGCAAATCCGATGTGGCGGCTGGCGAAGCCGGCGGCATCACCCAACACATCGGCGCCTACACCATTTCCTTCCCGCACCCGGAGCGAAAAGGTGAACTCCAGCAAATCACATTCCTCGACACCCCCGGCCACGCCGCGTTCAGTTCCATGCGCGCGCGCGGAGCGAACGTGACCGACATCGTCGTGCTCGTCGTCGCCGCCAATGACGGTGTGATGCCGCAAACCCTCGAGGCGCTCAGCCACGCGCAGGCCGCCAAAGTTCCGATTCTCGTGGCCGTCAACAAGTGCGATCATCCCAACGCCAACCCGATGAAAGTCCGCCAACAGTTGCAGGAAAAGGGGCTGGTGCCGGATGATTGGGGCGGCGAAACCATCTTCGTCGATGTCTCCGCGCTGACCAAACAAGGCGTGGACAAACTTTTGGAAATGATTTTGCTCCAGGCCGACTTGCTCGAGCTTAAAGCCAACCCCGATCGCCGCGCCAAAGGCAACGTCATCGAGTCCGGCCTCGAACCCGGCGGCCCCACGGCCACGGTGCTGGTGCGCAAAGGCACCTTGCGCGTGGGCGACGCCGTCATCTGCGGTCAGTACTGGGGCAAAGTCCGCGCGCTCATCAACGAAGAAGGCAAGCGCCTCAGGGAAGCCGGGCCATCCGTGGCGGTCAAATTGCTTGGGCTAAACGGTGTGCCGGTAGCCGGTCTGGAATTCAGCGCGGTTGAAGATGACAAGAATGCGCGCGACCTGGCCGAAAATCGCGCCATGGAAGCGCGCGCTTTGGGACAAGAGGCACGGGCCAAGGTGACGTTGGAAAACCTGTTCGACACGATGGCCTCAAGTTCCGCCAAAGTGCTTAAGCTCGTGGTCAAAGCCGATACGCAAGGTTCGGTGGAAGCCATCGTCGAGGCGCTCAAGAAAATTGATTCTGAAAAAGTTTCCCTCGAAGTCATCCATAGCGCCGTCGGCACCATCACCGAGTCGGACGTCCTGCTGGCTTCGGCGTCGCACGCCGTCATTCTCGGTTTTCATACCCGCATCGACAACGGCGTCTCCGACATCGCCAAGCGTGAAGGCGTCCAGATCAAGCTCTACTCCATTATCTATGAACTGATTGATCAGGTGATCGAAGCCATGGCTGGACTGCTCGACCCGATTCTGAAAGAGGTCGTCATCGGCGAAGCCGAGGTGCGCAAGATTTTCGAACTGTCCAAGGGCAGTCCCGTTGCGGGTTGCATCGTCAACAGCGGCCGGATCGTCCGCGGCAAAGTACGCGTGCTGCGCCGCAAGGGACTGATTTACGAGGGCGCCATTCAAACCCTTCGCCGTTTCCAGGACGAGGTCAATGAAGTGCGCAGCGGGATGGAATGTGGCATCCGGCTGGAGGGGTTCAGCGAATTTCAACCGGGCGACACCATTGAATGTTACACGGTCGAAAAAGTGACGCAGAAACTGTGA
- a CDS encoding DUF4160 domain-containing protein gives MPTIFIEGYKFRFYSSDVHEPPHVHGIHAEKVAKIWLNSLEVEYNHGYNKAALNRV, from the coding sequence ATGCCGACCATCTTCATTGAAGGCTACAAATTCCGTTTTTACTCGTCGGACGTGCATGAGCCGCCGCACGTTCACGGCATTCACGCGGAGAAGGTGGCGAAAATCTGGCTCAATTCACTCGAAGTCGAATACAATCACGGCTACAATAAAGCTGCATTGAATCGGGTGTAG
- a CDS encoding PAS domain-containing protein, whose product MRTAYSFLLISVGLVVGAYYLVRTNKVDLPVYLPLIVLFGGLEASVLIFAILWSQVKGRVRAEQIETELASEKERLTVTLNSIGEGVITTDTGGKVVSINNAAEQMTGWPQREAVGKPLSDLFHIIHEKSRERRANPVENVMRVGGAAGLQSSTILIARDKTERVISDSATPIRDEEGNIYGVVVVFRDITEKQKSEVELLKESKLESVGLLAGGIAHDYNNILTGIIGNISLARMSTQSPEILLGRLEAVEKSAMRAKDLTQQLLTFARGGSPIRKPLQISNLIREAAQFGLHGTNVDSEFSLPADLWPVEVDETQIRQTISHLVINAVQAMPEGGKIEVRAENVELIGGFTSALRPGRYIKISIKDHGEGISPENLPRIFDPYFSTKKQASGLGLATAYSVIRKHDGQIKVESTVGAGTTFHIHLPATFKAELPAPPPDRKKPLFTGQGRVLIMDDEEEILNVVGSMLELSGYQVKTARDGVEALALYKAAKGEGKPFTAVIMDLTIPNGMGGREAIRLLKEFDPQAKAIVSSGYSYDPVMADYRRYGFSGIIPKPYRLEDMGRVLAEVISGNVEVA is encoded by the coding sequence ATGCGAACGGCCTACTCGTTTTTGTTAATCTCGGTGGGACTCGTGGTCGGCGCTTATTATTTGGTGCGAACCAATAAAGTGGACCTGCCAGTTTATCTGCCGTTGATCGTGTTGTTTGGCGGGTTGGAGGCCAGTGTTTTGATTTTTGCCATCCTTTGGTCGCAGGTGAAAGGCCGGGTGCGCGCCGAACAGATCGAAACCGAATTGGCCTCGGAGAAGGAGCGCTTGACGGTCACCTTGAATTCCATCGGCGAAGGCGTCATCACGACCGACACGGGAGGGAAGGTGGTGTCCATCAACAATGCCGCGGAACAAATGACCGGCTGGCCGCAACGCGAAGCGGTGGGCAAGCCGCTCAGCGATTTGTTCCACATCATTCATGAAAAATCCAGGGAGCGCCGCGCCAACCCGGTGGAAAATGTCATGCGGGTCGGCGGCGCTGCGGGGCTGCAAAGCTCGACGATTTTGATTGCGCGGGACAAAACCGAGCGGGTCATTTCCGACAGCGCCACGCCGATTCGAGACGAGGAGGGAAATATCTACGGCGTGGTGGTGGTTTTCCGTGACATTACCGAGAAGCAAAAATCCGAAGTGGAATTGTTGAAAGAAAGCAAGCTGGAATCGGTGGGTTTGCTGGCGGGCGGTATTGCGCATGACTACAACAACATCCTGACGGGCATCATTGGAAATATCTCGCTGGCCCGGATGTCCACGCAATCTCCCGAAATCTTGCTGGGCCGGCTGGAGGCCGTGGAGAAGTCGGCGATGCGGGCGAAGGATTTAACGCAGCAATTATTGACGTTTGCGCGTGGCGGCTCGCCCATCCGCAAACCGCTCCAGATTTCCAATTTGATCCGGGAAGCGGCGCAGTTCGGTCTGCACGGCACCAATGTGGACAGTGAGTTCTCGCTGCCCGCCGATCTCTGGCCGGTGGAGGTGGATGAAACCCAAATCCGGCAGACCATCAGTCACCTGGTCATCAACGCCGTGCAAGCGATGCCTGAAGGCGGAAAGATTGAAGTGCGGGCGGAGAACGTTGAATTGATCGGCGGGTTCACGTCCGCCTTGAGGCCCGGCAGATACATCAAGATTTCCATCAAAGATCACGGCGAGGGCATCAGCCCGGAAAATCTGCCGCGAATTTTTGATCCTTACTTCAGCACCAAAAAGCAGGCCAGCGGTTTGGGACTGGCGACCGCTTATTCCGTCATCCGCAAGCATGATGGCCAGATCAAAGTGGAATCGACAGTGGGAGCCGGCACCACGTTTCACATCCATCTGCCCGCCACTTTCAAGGCGGAGTTACCGGCCCCGCCGCCCGACCGAAAGAAGCCGTTGTTTACGGGTCAGGGTCGCGTTCTCATCATGGATGACGAAGAAGAAATCCTGAACGTGGTCGGCTCGATGCTGGAGTTGAGCGGTTACCAAGTGAAGACGGCCCGGGACGGCGTAGAGGCTCTCGCCCTCTACAAAGCAGCGAAAGGCGAGGGCAAACCATTTACGGCTGTGATCATGGACCTGACCATTCCCAACGGCATGGGTGGGCGCGAAGCGATCCGGCTGCTGAAGGAATTTGATCCCCAGGCCAAGGCAATCGTCTCCAGCGGTTATTCCTATGATCCGGTGATGGCGGACTACCGGAGATACGGTTTCAGCGGCATCATTCCCAAGCCCTATCGCCTGGAAGACATGGGACGCGTGCTGGCCGAGGTAATCAGCGGCAACGTCGAGGTTGCATAA
- a CDS encoding type II toxin-antitoxin system HicB family antitoxin encodes MKNRFTAVIKKDSDWWIGWVEEIPGVNCQGKTKAELLKNLRSALSEALEFNRKDARNAAQNDYEEAAILV; translated from the coding sequence ATGAAAAATAGATTCACCGCAGTGATCAAAAAAGACTCCGACTGGTGGATTGGTTGGGTCGAAGAAATCCCCGGCGTGAACTGTCAGGGCAAAACGAAGGCCGAGTTGTTGAAAAATCTCCGCTCCGCCTTGAGCGAAGCGCTGGAGTTCAACCGCAAAGACGCGCGCAACGCCGCGCAGAATGATTACGAAGAAGCCGCGATTCTGGTGTGA
- a CDS encoding bifunctional riboflavin kinase/FAD synthetase → MNVIHSARELKPGARKVCVAIGMFDGVHLGHQQVIRQTIADARQHDAVALVITFDCHPNAIVSPQRVPPLIYSLPQKLRGIEALGSDSLLLIHFDKSFSEQTGEVFIRGLTRDLGHLQSLCVGSSFAFGHKRTGNVALLKALGAELNFTVHGLAAVSLDGRAVSSTRIREAIRAGELYAASQMLGRAYSLAGRVVRGDRFGCQLGFPTANLEVNGLVLPPRGVYAVLATTGGKSRRAVLNIGFRPTLKKPAPQLRVETHLLDFDGDLYGAELEVTFVERLREEKKFSSTVELRKQIARDIAAARVRF, encoded by the coding sequence ATGAATGTCATCCACTCCGCCCGCGAACTGAAACCCGGCGCGCGCAAAGTCTGCGTGGCCATCGGGATGTTCGACGGCGTTCATTTGGGCCACCAGCAGGTCATCCGGCAAACCATTGCCGATGCCCGCCAGCATGACGCAGTCGCGTTGGTGATCACGTTCGATTGTCACCCGAACGCGATTGTGTCGCCGCAGCGCGTACCCCCGTTGATTTACTCCCTGCCACAGAAACTGCGCGGCATTGAGGCGCTCGGCAGCGATTCACTCTTGTTGATTCATTTCGATAAATCATTCAGCGAACAAACCGGCGAGGTCTTCATCCGTGGCCTGACGCGCGACCTCGGTCACCTCCAAAGCCTGTGCGTTGGCAGTTCCTTCGCCTTCGGTCACAAACGGACGGGCAATGTTGCCTTGCTGAAGGCGTTGGGTGCGGAGCTGAACTTTACGGTGCATGGTCTGGCGGCCGTCTCACTGGACGGCAGGGCGGTCAGCAGCACGCGCATTCGTGAGGCCATCCGCGCCGGGGAATTGTATGCCGCCAGCCAGATGTTGGGGCGCGCTTATTCGCTGGCCGGGCGCGTGGTTCGCGGAGATCGATTCGGCTGTCAACTCGGTTTTCCAACGGCGAACCTCGAGGTCAACGGTCTGGTTCTGCCGCCCCGTGGCGTATATGCCGTGCTCGCCACCACCGGTGGAAAGTCCCGCCGAGCCGTTCTGAACATTGGTTTTCGCCCCACGTTGAAAAAGCCCGCGCCGCAGCTCCGCGTGGAAACGCACCTGCTCGATTTTGACGGCGATCTTTATGGCGCGGAACTGGAGGTCACCTTTGTCGAAAGACTGCGCGAGGAAAAAAAGTTCTCCTCCACGGTCGAGCTCAGGAAGCAGATTGCGCGGGACATTGCCGCCGCGCGAGTGCGGTTTTAG
- a CDS encoding DUF2442 domain-containing protein, whose product MNTLTAKTTEQVHAQSVRFTNGTLHVRLDDWREISLPLAEVPWLKWLAKATPKQRANWKLEPGGFAIYWPDLDDGIEVCHLLDLQPIA is encoded by the coding sequence ATGAATACTTTAACCGCTAAAACCACGGAACAAGTCCACGCCCAGAGCGTCCGTTTCACCAACGGCACGCTGCACGTCCGGCTCGACGACTGGCGCGAAATAAGCCTGCCGCTGGCCGAAGTGCCGTGGCTGAAGTGGCTGGCCAAAGCCACGCCCAAGCAACGCGCCAACTGGAAACTTGAGCCGGGCGGCTTCGCGATTTACTGGCCGGACTTGGACGACGGCATCGAGGTTTGTCATCTGCTGGATTTGCAGCCAATTGCTTGA
- a CDS encoding addiction module protein produces MSVAKFFSAAKKLPFDERVELAHRLWDEFMDGFQGWKASPMPEGLFAWKTLKAEIDAKLSRSDRIELAQRVWGNIQENGFDPEPTPEQIEELERRAREAIAHPERCIPWEKVRADLKKRLRARRARSA; encoded by the coding sequence ATGTCCGTAGCGAAATTCTTTTCCGCAGCGAAAAAACTTCCCTTCGATGAACGGGTTGAACTCGCACATCGTCTCTGGGATGAATTCATGGATGGCTTCCAAGGCTGGAAAGCGTCGCCAATGCCCGAAGGTCTATTCGCTTGGAAAACTCTGAAGGCCGAGATTGATGCAAAGTTGAGCCGCAGCGACCGTATCGAACTCGCGCAACGAGTTTGGGGAAACATCCAAGAGAATGGATTTGACCCCGAACCGACGCCGGAGCAAATCGAGGAATTAGAGCGACGGGCGCGTGAAGCGATCGCACATCCTGAGAGATGCATTCCGTGGGAAAAGGTGCGAGCGGATCTTAAGAAGCGCCTACGCGCACGCCGAGCCCGCTCTGCATAG
- a CDS encoding MoxR family ATPase: MNTGIHQINETVRDASAFVRPLFNEISKVVIGQTYLVERLAIGLLANGHVLLEGVPGLAKTLSVKTLAATLQVKFARLQFTPDMLPADVIGTQIYNPQSGGFTTRRGPIFANLILADEINRAPAKVQSALLEAMQEKQVTIGEQTHRLEEPFLVLATQNPIEQEGTYPLPEAQVDRFMLKLKIGYPSRDEERQILDLMARTSHLPTAGPVVTPKQILDAREVINDIYVDDKVKDYVVDLVCCTRDPGNYQIQLQGLIQLGASPRATIALTLAAKAYAFLRGRGYVTPQDVKSIGMDVLRHRVAITYEAEAEEKTSETVIQKIFDELPVP, encoded by the coding sequence ATGAACACCGGCATCCATCAGATCAACGAAACCGTCCGGGACGCCAGCGCTTTTGTGCGGCCTCTCTTTAATGAAATCAGCAAGGTCGTCATCGGTCAAACTTATCTGGTCGAGCGTCTCGCCATCGGTCTGCTGGCCAACGGCCATGTCTTGCTCGAAGGCGTACCGGGTCTCGCCAAAACACTTTCCGTCAAAACCCTTGCCGCCACGCTTCAGGTCAAATTCGCTCGCTTGCAATTCACGCCTGACATGCTCCCCGCCGACGTCATCGGCACGCAGATTTACAACCCGCAATCCGGCGGCTTCACCACGCGGCGCGGGCCGATCTTCGCCAACCTGATTCTTGCCGACGAAATCAACCGCGCACCGGCCAAGGTTCAAAGCGCCCTGCTCGAAGCGATGCAGGAAAAGCAAGTCACCATCGGCGAACAAACCCACAGACTGGAAGAACCCTTCCTCGTGCTCGCCACACAGAATCCCATCGAACAGGAAGGCACTTATCCGCTGCCGGAAGCCCAGGTTGATCGCTTCATGCTCAAACTCAAGATCGGTTATCCCTCGCGCGACGAAGAACGCCAAATCCTCGACCTCATGGCCCGCACTTCCCACTTGCCAACCGCCGGGCCGGTAGTGACGCCAAAGCAGATCCTCGACGCGCGTGAAGTCATCAACGACATCTACGTGGACGACAAGGTCAAGGATTACGTCGTCGATCTGGTCTGCTGCACGCGCGATCCCGGCAACTACCAAATCCAACTGCAAGGATTGATTCAACTCGGCGCTTCACCGCGGGCGACCATTGCGCTGACTCTCGCCGCCAAAGCCTATGCCTTCCTGCGCGGACGCGGCTACGTCACACCGCAAGACGTGAAAAGCATCGGCATGGACGTGCTGCGCCACCGCGTCGCGATCACCTACGAAGCCGAAGCCGAAGAAAAAACCAGCGAAACAGTCATCCAGAAAATCTTTGATGAATTGCCCGTGCCGTGA
- the truB gene encoding tRNA pseudouridine(55) synthase TruB codes for MREFDSLDGAILIDKPAGPTSHDVVDAIRRQFQIKKVGHCGTLDPNATGLLIIVLGRGTKLSEKLMSSDKVYEGTIKFGETTDSYDADGELVASLPVPPTAVEQLNELAATFVGDQMQMPPMVSAIKKNGVPLYKLARKGIEVERQPRLIHIYNFRFSAYTEPIGHFSVACTKGTYVRTLAHELGQKLGCGAHLATLRRTVSGKFNVADAIPLDAALKLSLSELEKRVIPFLKLAAS; via the coding sequence ATGCGCGAATTTGATTCTCTCGACGGCGCCATTCTCATCGACAAGCCGGCCGGGCCGACTTCTCACGATGTCGTGGACGCCATCCGCCGCCAGTTCCAAATCAAAAAGGTCGGCCACTGCGGCACGCTCGATCCCAATGCCACCGGGCTGCTCATCATCGTGCTGGGTCGTGGCACCAAGCTTTCGGAAAAGCTGATGTCCTCCGACAAGGTTTATGAGGGCACCATCAAGTTTGGCGAAACCACGGACAGCTACGATGCCGACGGCGAACTGGTGGCTTCCCTGCCCGTCCCACCCACCGCGGTGGAACAGTTGAACGAACTGGCAGCCACGTTCGTGGGCGATCAAATGCAAATGCCGCCCATGGTCTCCGCGATCAAAAAAAATGGTGTGCCGCTTTACAAGCTGGCGCGCAAAGGCATCGAAGTGGAACGCCAGCCGCGCCTCATTCACATCTACAATTTCCGTTTCAGCGCCTACACCGAGCCGATCGGTCATTTCAGCGTCGCCTGCACCAAGGGCACATATGTCCGGACTTTGGCCCATGAATTGGGCCAGAAACTTGGCTGCGGCGCGCACTTGGCCACCTTGCGACGAACTGTTTCCGGGAAATTCAATGTTGCCGACGCCATCCCGCTCGACGCCGCCCTGAAGCTGTCTTTAAGCGAACTCGAGAAGCGTGTCATTCCGTTTTTGAAACTGGCCGCGAGTTGA
- a CDS encoding bifunctional oligoribonuclease/PAP phosphatase NrnA, with amino-acid sequence MNSQPKIINRILESIRDCRTFCVVGHVRPDGDCIGSQLGLTLALLNQGKKVRCWNEDGNPRKLAFLDPDHLIQKPRPGMKFDCVIATDSASFERLGKVGACIAKRKLFINIDHHASNTRYADLNWVLARNPSTGEIIFRLLKAARWPITPPIADCLFTAVSTDTGSFQYPTTRPGTYHVAGELVQRGANLAKICDEVYQSYPLSRVRLLRHVYNHFHLTHDDQIAYLWLKKADYARTGADTSESEGLIDHIRDIEPVVIACVFEEIEPELTRISLRSKSNRVNVNDIASQFGGGGHNAAAGARIRGKPLSVQRKVIAAVKKALNSAH; translated from the coding sequence ATGAATTCCCAACCCAAAATCATCAACCGCATCCTCGAGAGCATTCGCGACTGCCGCACCTTCTGCGTCGTGGGTCACGTGCGCCCGGACGGCGATTGCATCGGATCGCAACTCGGACTCACGCTCGCTCTTCTGAACCAGGGAAAGAAAGTCCGCTGCTGGAACGAGGACGGCAATCCCCGCAAACTCGCCTTCCTCGACCCGGATCATCTCATTCAAAAACCGCGCCCTGGCATGAAATTTGACTGCGTCATCGCCACCGACTCCGCCAGCTTCGAGCGTCTCGGGAAAGTCGGCGCGTGCATCGCCAAACGAAAACTCTTTATCAACATCGACCATCATGCCAGCAACACCCGCTACGCCGATTTGAACTGGGTTCTGGCCAGGAACCCGTCCACGGGAGAAATAATTTTTCGTCTCTTAAAGGCTGCGCGCTGGCCGATCACGCCGCCGATCGCCGATTGCTTGTTTACCGCCGTGTCCACCGACACCGGCTCGTTTCAATATCCCACCACCCGCCCCGGTACTTATCATGTCGCCGGCGAACTGGTGCAACGCGGTGCGAACCTCGCCAAAATCTGTGACGAAGTCTATCAATCCTACCCACTCTCCCGCGTGCGGTTGCTGCGCCACGTCTATAACCATTTCCACCTGACGCACGATGATCAAATCGCCTACCTCTGGTTGAAAAAGGCCGACTACGCGCGCACCGGTGCCGACACCAGCGAGTCCGAAGGCTTGATCGATCACATCCGCGACATCGAACCCGTCGTCATCGCCTGCGTATTCGAAGAAATCGAGCCGGAGCTGACACGCATCAGTTTGCGATCTAAAAGCAACCGGGTGAACGTGAACGACATCGCCTCCCAGTTCGGTGGCGGCGGCCATAACGCCGCCGCCGGTGCGCGCATCCGGGGCAAGCCGCTTTCCGTGCAGCGCAAGGTCATTGCCGCCGTCAAGAAAGCGCTTAATTCCGCCCATTGA